A genomic region of Cryptococcus neoformans var. grubii H99 chromosome 13, complete sequence contains the following coding sequences:
- a CDS encoding derlin-2/3, whose protein sequence is MAQPVEQWITEIPPVTRAWVAGSIGMSLLVECQVVAPLQLYFSWKAAIVNMQVWRFITTFLYFGPVSLDLLFHIFFVMRYSRLLEENSFANRRADYAWLLFLCASFLLLVSSVATLPFLSSSLAFALVYIWSRRNPSVKMSLFGIITITAPYLPMALVLFTWVFQGGVRAAVPDIVGALAGHTYVFLQDYWPREMWSTTGRPEIQTPGFVKRLFGQEER, encoded by the exons ATGGCGCAGCCTGTCGAACAATGGATAACCGAAATACCTCCCGTTACTCGAGCATGGGTAGCTGGCTCTATCGGAATGAGCTTATTAGTG GAATGCCAAGTCGTAGCGCCACTACAGCTGTACTTCTCTTGGAAAGCGGCAATAGTGAATATGCAG GTCTGGAGGTTTATAACGACATTTTTATATTTTGGACCAGTATCGCTTGACCTTTTATTTCATATATTCTTTGT TATGAGATACTCTAGATTACTAGAAGAAAACTCGTTTGCCAATCGTCGGGCAGATTACGCATGGCTACTATTTCTCTGcgcctcttttcttctg CTTGTATCCTCTGTCGCAACTCTACCGTTcctatcctcttccctgGCTTTTGCCCTCGTCTATATCTGGTCAAGACGGAACCCTTCTGTGAAAATGTCTTTGTTTGGCATCATCAC TATCACTGCGCCATATCTCCCCATGGCTCTTGTCCTGTTTACCTGGGTATTCCAAGGAGGTGTCAGAGCAGCTGTGCCCGATATC GTCGGGGCACTCGCGGGACATACCTATGTCTTCTTGCAAGATTATTGGCCAAGAGAAATGTGGAGTACAACTGGGAGACCAGAGATCCAGACTCCCGGATTTGT AAAGCGATTATttggacaagaagaaagataa
- a CDS encoding protein kinase, which translates to MPSPEDSRFDTEIPQVIAGKYNVKVERQMAETNEESEPLEDLCKDLPEEFLKYLQYCRTLKFDSDPDYQYLRLLFHQLFLEKGYENDWGFDWCKKANNEGAAEEKDDKELLEANDKKNGNNAEKRNDISKELEGSNNVTNADTDRSNITSVNNTDLKQVSEAKGDQKAQNEIKAPSRSVNFDDHHAKID; encoded by the exons ATGCCTTCTCCAGAGGATAGTCGATTCGACACAGAAATCCCCCAAGTCATCGCTGGCAAATACAATGTCAAGGTCGAAAGACAGATGGCTGAGACCAACGAGG AGAGCGAACCTCTCGAAGACTTATGCAAAGATCTTCCAGAAGAGTTTCTCAAGTATCTTCAATATTGTCGAACTTTGAAATTCGATTCTGATCCAGATTACCAATATCTCCGTCTGCTCTTCCACCAGCTCTTTCTCGAGAAAGGCTATGAGAATGATTGGGGGTTTGATTGGTGCAAGAAAGCGAATAATGAAGGTGcagcagaagagaaagatgacAAGGAGCTGTTGGAAGCAAATGACAAGAAAAATGGCAATAACGCGGAAAAGCGAAACGACATATCGAAGGAGCTCGAAGGGTCCAACAATGTTACCAATGCTGATACGGATCGATCAAATATCACATCAGTCAACAATACCGATCTCAAGCAAGTCAGCGAAGCAAAGGGAGATCAAAAAGCCCAGAACGAAATAAAGGCGCCCAGTAGGAGTGTCAATTTTGATGACCATCATGCCAAAATTGACTAA
- a CDS encoding U3 small nucleolar RNA-associated protein 3 codes for MGRKRSGKSGSGASKPSAAPGAKINKMEQYEDTLEPGSVDDFMFKRDKISFNPQDESDDEDINADIGEEVLSLESARRRARQDEYEEEEEGDYSEEEAPIKKRKGKSKDDLSTKGRYGKPIVSSDEEEEEESGSSESEDENWGRQYYARPSNRREKEKESAYVDEKKEEEREMEEREVKRLQKKQREALGGEDFGFDDLDEVVNVGPVKGVESEETLAVPTPPISADPATLLRHLQAHEPLKLALTRDFPLVVQKLQKTSRGIKRMESEDPEDGQLHKGLGWLHYQTLLTYVTTLAFYIHINSLPPSSRPDIPIIPRLLELKQGLTSLEDLDFDAASVSATPLTLYNPLLDWAEGEDEELKEGKAELIKRMQAVNGEDWEDDVDDLWQKEGLEENELEDLLKDADKGEGDVEMLVAKSQKKKKEKKSKKEKKVKKSENDDLEGFDGLDGFDDLDDLEGLLEDEKPKNKSKKSKKIKDSESSSSTAAFAPLAEPEFFTSKSKSKKPLSDESDPLGDPTALTDADASDKSARKRSLAFHTSKINATLARRAEGRANRMGGDEDMPYRDRRKARDDALKRNSVRSEGEDLEEVRAEKEKKKRARDEIEDDGEGVADDDEADGYYELVKRRRKEEKKAKEAEHEAIEEQLLAERAAYDDETADGPRTITRAIEKNRGLTPRRSKTGRNPRVKKRQAYDKAQKKVASQRSVYKGGQAAYGGEYKGEKTGISKVIKSRKF; via the exons ATGGGCAGGAAGAGGTCAGGAAAGTCAGGGTCTGGCGCCAGCAAGCCATCTGCGGCTCCTGGAGCAAAAATCAATAAGATGGAGCAGTACGAGGATACCCTTGAGCCGGGAAGTGTTGACGACT TCATGTTCAAGCGTGATAAAATTAGTTTCAACCCTCAGGACGAGTCCGATGACGAAGATATCAATGCCGACATCGGTGAAGAAGTTTTGAGTCTCGAATCTGCTCGTCGTCGAGCTCGTCAAGATGagtatgaagaggaagaggagggagactattccgaagaagaggccCCTATCAAGAAGCGGAAGGGAAAGTCCAAGGACGATTTGTCAACGAAGGGTCGATATGGCAAGCCTATCGTCTCGtccgatgaagaggaggaggaagaatcaGGATCTTCCGAAAGCGAAGACGAGAACTGGGGTAGACAGTATTATGCGAGGCCAAGTAACAgacgagaaaaagaaaaagagagcGCTTatgtggatgagaagaaggaagaagaaagagagatggaagaaagagaggtAAAGAGGTTGCAgaaaaagcaaagagaGGCACTTGGCGGTGAAGACTTTGGTTTCGATGATCTTGATGAGGTCGT CAACGTGGGACCTGTAAAAGGAGTTGAAAGCGAGGAAACACTAGCCGTTCCCACACCGCCAATTTCAGCCGATCCTGCTACTCTTCTgcgtcatcttcaagcgCATGAACCTCTCAAGCTCGCCCTCACAAGAGATTTCCCTCTTGTCGTGCAAAAGCTTCAGAAGACGTCTCGAGGCatcaagaggatggagTCTGAAGACCCGGAAGACGGGCAGTTACATAAGGGTTTGGGATGGTTACACTATC AAACGCTTTTGACGTACGTCACCACACTTGCGTTTTACATCCATATCaattctcttcctccttcttctcgaccCGACATCCCTATCATCCCCCGTCTTCTTGAGCTCAAACAAGGTCTTACTTCTCTCGAAGACCTCGATTTTGACGCTGCCTCTGTCTCAGCCACCCCGCTTACTCTCTATaatcctcttctcgatTGGGCCGAaggcgaggatgaggagctCAAGGAGGGGAAGGCCGAGCTCATCAAAAGGATGCAAGCCGTGAATGGCGAGGACTgggaggatgatgtggaCGACCTTTGGCAGAAGGAAGGTCTTGAGGAGAATGAGTTGGAAGACTTGTTAAAGGATGCGGACAAGGGCGAGGGTGACGTTGAGATGTTGGTCGCAAAATctcaaaagaagaagaaggagaagaaatccaagaaagaaaagaaagtcAAGAAGTCTGAGAATGATGATCTGGAAGGCTTTGATGGGTTGGACGGGTTTGATGATCTCGATGATCTAGAGGGTCTCCTCGAAGATGAAAAGCCCAAGAATAAATCCAAGAAGAGtaagaagatcaaggacTCTgaatcttcatcatccacagCTGCGTTCGCTCCTCTTGCCGAACCCGAATTTTTCACCTCGAAATCTAAATCCAAGAAACCCTTGTCTGACGAATCCGATCCTCTTGGTGACCCCACAGCGCTTACCGATGCTGACGCTTCTGATAAGTCTGCACGTAAGCGCTCTTTGGCATTCCACACTTCCAAGATCAACGCTACTCTTGCACGACGCGCAGAAGGTAGAGCGAACAGGATGGGCGGTGATGAAGACATGCCGTATAGGGATAGGAGAAAGGCAAGGGACGATGCTCTCAAGCGGAATAGCGTCCGGTCAGAAGGTGAAGATTTAGAAGAGGTGCgggcggagaaggagaagaagaagagggccAGGGATGAAATTGAGGATGACGGGGAAGGAGTTGCCGACGATGACGAAGCAGACGGTTATTATGAGTTGGtcaaaagaaggagaaaggaggagaagaaagccaAGGAAGCTGAGCATGAGGCTATTGAAGAACAACTGCT TGCTGAACGAGCCGCTTACGATGACGAAACTGCCGATGGTCCTCGAACCATTACCCGCGCTATCGAGAAGAACCGTGGTCTCACCCCACGGCGATCAAAGACCGGTCGAAACCCTCGagtcaagaagaggcaagcaTACGACAAAGcgcagaagaaggttgcCAGTCAACGTAGTGTCTACAAGGGTGGTCAGGCGGCGTACGGTGGGGAGTACAAGGGTGAAAAGACTGGTATCTCCAAAGTCATCAAGAGTAGGAAGTTCTAG
- a CDS encoding geranylgeranyl transferase type-2 subunit alpha, whose product MHGIKRSRLTPQAAEAKRLKEQSKIEVYLALEKDVLTRKSAKEYSEEALGKTTQLLDLNPEFYTIWNYRRDILLYLFPALAAEEVVGHLTTDLRLTTAYLLVHPKVYWIWNHRKWCLESVPTGPEESHEWKARFWDGELKLVEKMLDADPRNFHAWGYRRYVLSSMPVQRPLTEELKYTQSKIESNFSNFSAWHYRTKTLAAIWEENNASPEDIKKVKDKEFELVTQALWTDPGDQSGWLYHSWLVGQKPPLETLQRELKNIQELYDMEPDSKWCINALAQYTLLLAKQPSTALEEADKLRKDAKKLYEVLIEVDADRKERYRDMAASCA is encoded by the exons ATG CACGGAATCAAGCGAAGTCGGCTTACACCTCAAGCCGCTGAGGCAAAACGTCTGAAGGAGCAGAGTAAGATTGAAGTGTATCTCGCtctcgagaaggatgttcTTACCAGA AAATCTGCAAAGGAGTACTCTGAAGAGGCATTGGGAAAAACTACACAACTGCTTGATTTGAACCCCGAATTCTACACTATCTGGAATTATCGTCGAGACATCTTATTATACCTTTTCCCTGCTTT GGCTGCGGAGGAAGTAGTCGGGCATTTGACAACGGATCTACGATTGACAACCGCCTATCTTCTCGTTCATCCAAAGGTTTACTGGATATGGAATCATCGTAAATGGTGCTTAGAGTCTGTACCCACAGGACCCGAAGAATCTCATGAATGGAAAGCAAGGTTTTGGGATGGGGAGTTGAAATTGGTGGAAAAGATGTTGGACGCTGATCCCCGAAACT TCCACGCCTGGGGATATAGGCGATACGTTTTATCTTCGATGCCGGTACAGCGGCCACTAACAGAGGAGCTAAAGTACACTCAGTCCAAAATTGAGTCCAACTTCTCCAACTTTTCAGCTTGGCATTACAGAACCAAGACGCTAGCGGCTATCTGGGAAGAAAATAACGCAAGTCCGGAGGACATCAAGAAGGTAAAGGATAAAGAGTTTGAGCTTGTTACGCAGGCTCTGTGGACCGATCCAGGTGATCAAAGCGGTTGGCTGTATCACTCTTGGCTCGTTGGACAAA AGCCACCACTTGAAACTCTTCAACGTGAATTAAAGAATATCCAAGAGCTTTACGACATGGAGCCCGACTCAAAAT GGTGTATCAATGCTCTTGCGCAGtatactcttcttcttgctaAGCAACCATCCACTGCtcttgaagaagcggaTAAGCTTCGCAAAGACGCAAAAAAATTATACGAGGTACTTATAGAGGTTGATGCCGATCGGAAAGAAAGGTATAGGGATATGG CTGCTTCATGCGCTTGA
- a CDS encoding branched-chain amino acid aminotransferase gives MSRLAPRLATAARAVRQPAATRAIAAALAAPLSKQTRGYRSQPLRDVMTGEIIQLPDIDPSTVKVDLTTHAKTRLPNSKLVFGHTFTDHMLTIPWSSKNGWGTPHIKPYGPLELDPSSTVFHYAFTLFEGMKAYRQEDGTIRLFRPDMNMARMNRSAARIALPHFDGKALIELIKKLVVLDSEWIPKEKGYSLYIRPTLIGTQNALGVGPSSDALLFVICSPVGPYYASGFKPVQLLATTKFVRAAPGGTGGYKLGANYAPGVVPQSEAAKEGYSQNLWLLGPEHALTEVGTMNLFVALKKADGSIELVTPPLDDVVLPGVTRDSALQLAREHASGKTPIPGLPEKLVVSERKLVMADLVEAEKNGTLVEVFGTGTAAIVSAVDKIGYEGRDIIIPTGPEGLGNIAKGILDRITAIQTGEIEHPWSVIANDASNSQF, from the exons ATGTCCAGACTCGCCCCTAGACTCGCCACAGCTGCACGTGCTGTCCGACAACCCGCTGCCACTCGTGCAATTGCTGCCGCCTTGGCCGCTCCATTGTCCAAACAGACCAGGGGGTACCGATCCCAACCTTTGAGGGATGTCATGACCGGCGAGATCATCCAATTGCCCGACATCGAC CCCTCAACTGTAAAGGTCGACTTGACCACCCACGCCAAAACACGTCTGCCCAACTCTAAACTCGTTTTCGGCCACACCTTCACCGACCATATGCTCACCATTCCTTGGTCTAGCAAGAACGGATGGGGAACTCCCCACATCAAGCCTT ACGGCCCATTGGAACTCGACCCTTCATCGACCGTGTTCCATTACGCATTCACATTGTTCGAGGGTATGAAGGCCTACAGACAGGAGGACGGTACCATTAGATTGTTCAGGCCCGACATGAACATGGCGAGGATGAACAGG AGTGCTGCTCGTATTGCTCTCCCCCATTTCGATGGCAAGGCTCTCATTGAACTTATCAAAAAGCTCGTTGTCCTTGATTCTGAATGGATccccaaggagaagggttACTCCTTGTACATCCGACCTACATTGATCGGTACCCAGAACGCTCTCGGTGTTGGACCTTCCAGTGATGCTTTATTGTTTGTCATTTGCTCCCCT GTGGGTCCTTACTACGCCTCTGGCTTCAAGCCCGTCCAGCTTTTGGCTACGACCAAGTTTGTCCGTGCCGCTCCCGGTGGTACTGGTGGTTACAAGCTCGGTGCCAA CTACGCCCCCGGTGTCGTTCCTCAATCTGAGGCAGCAAAAGAAGGCTACAGCCAAAACCTTTGGTTGCTTGGCCCTGAGCACGCTTTGACCGAGGTCGGTACTATGAACTTGTTTGTCGCCCTCAAGAAAGCCGACGGTT CCATTGAGCTCGTTACCCCTCCTTTGGACGACGTCGTCCTCCCTGGTGTCACGCGAGACTC CGCTCTCCAACTCGCTCGAGAACACGCTTCCGGCAAGACACCTATTCCCGGTCTTCCCGAAAAACTTGTTGTCTCTGAGCGAAAGCTCGTGATGGCCGACCTCGTCGaggcggagaagaatggTACATTGGTCGAGGTCTTTGGGACCGGTACGGCTGCCATCGTTTCTGCCGTTGACAAGATTGGTTATGAGGGTCGTGATATTATCATCCCCACCGGCCCCGAGGGTTTGGGTAACATCGCCAAGGGTATCTTGGACAGGATCACTGCTATCCAGACTGGTGAGATTGAGCATCCCTGGAGTGTGATTGCGAACGATGCGTCAAACTCCCAGTTCTAG
- a CDS encoding guanine deaminase produces MASLYTGTFVDAPTPAGLRVRRNHLLAVSDQGYIAHIAPLSDPASQALLASSPPPTKLARHSFFLPIFADLHLHAAQYLYAGTGLDLPLLEWLERYAYRAEERVDADERLAERLYGRLVQRLRENGTGCVVFFGTIGVQANLILAKKVQEAGIRAFIGKLSMDESPRPSYGEASPSASLTSLNSFLDSMESYLSQFPPHRRLVQPIITPRFVPVCSDELLQGLAKVAQDRNVRLQSHMCEGRDQIDMSLKTKGLDDEKVFDKFGLLGPQTLQAHVTYLDDKLIPLIKDRGVTIAHCPLSNQYLSERQFPLREALDASLSLGLGTDIAGGYSPSIHTAMRQAVIISRMREGDRCESLGCSFGTVKKEEEGGGRSLRVDWKEAVWAATRGGKAGMGLGGALEVGMEFDVQLIELASEENPTGTGPLDLFDLADSQVDTDTDEWWFDALERWWSNGDERNRKGMWVQGAKIA; encoded by the exons ATGGCATCGCTCTACACCGGAACATTCGTCGACGCGCCCACGCCAGCAGGCCTCAGAGTCAGGAGGAACCATCTCCTCG CCGTCTCGGACCAGGGCTACATCGCGCACATCGCCCCCCTTTCAGACCCCGCCTCCCAGGCACTCCtcgcctcctcccctccccccaCCAAACTCGCCAGgcactccttcttccttcccatcttcgcagacctccacctccacgCCGCCCAGTATCTCTACGCCGGCACAGGCCTTGATCTGCCTCTTCTCGAGTGGCTCGAGAGGTATGCCTATAGAGCTGAAGAGAGAGTCGATGCAGACGAGCGGCTGGCGGAGAGGCTGTACGGCAGACTGGTTCAGAGACTGCGGGAGAATGGAACTGGATGTGTCGTCTTTTTCGGCACTATCGGCGTCCAGGCCAA TTTGATCCTGGCCAAAAAGGTGCAGGAGGCTGGCATCCGAGCATTTATCGGTAAACTCTCCATGGACGAATCACCG CGCCCGTCGTACGGCGAGGCATCTCCCTCTGCCTCTCTCACATCCCTCAACTCGTTCCTTGACTCTATGGAATCTTATCTCTCGCAGTTCCCTCCTCACAGGCGTCTGGTTCAGCCTATCATTACTCCCCGTTTCGTCCCTGTCTGCTCGGACGAACTCTTACAAGGTCTCGCCAAGGTCGCTCAAGACAGAAACGTAAGGCTGCAGAGTCACATGTGTGAAGGCAGGGACCAGATTGATATGTCCTTGAAGACAAAGggtttggatgatgaaaaggtCTTTGACAAG tttGGTCTCCTCGGCCCACAGACTCTCCAAGCGCACGTCACATACCTCGACGACAAACTAATCCCTCTTATCAAAGATCGCGGCGTCACCATCGCCCACTGCCCGTTATCCAACCAATACCTCTCTGAACGTCAATTCCCTCTCCGAGAAGCTCTCGAtgcttccctctccctcggTCTCGGCACAGATATCGCAGGCGGATACTCACCCTCTATCCATACCGCCATGCGCCAGGCGGTGATCATCTCCCGTATGCGTGAAGGTGATCGATGCGAATCTTTAGGGTGCTCGTTTGGgacggtgaagaaggaggaagagggtggagggaggagtTTGAGGGTGGATTGGAAAGAGGCAGTTTGGGCGGCGACGAGGGGTGGTAAGGCTGGTATGGGCTTGGGCGGTGCGTTGGAAGTTGGGATGGAGTTTGATGTGCAGTTGA TTGAACTTGCAAGTGAAGAGAACCCTACTGGAACGGGTCCACTAGATCTATTCGACCTTGCAGACAGTCAAGTCGACACCGATACGGACGAATGGTGGTTTGACGCACTTGAAAGGTGGTGGTCCAACGGAGATGAGCGGAACCGCAAGGGTATGTGGGTCCAAGGTGCCAAGATCGCATAG
- a CDS encoding mitotic spindle assembly checkpoint protein MAD2B produces the protein MAQPGLSYKEIADAIASFLEISLHTILCIRQIYPPTTFTRRRAHGVPVYQSRHPTVRSYISQVIASVSQEINEGRLKRMTVVIKSVLTGLPVERMIFDIGYLSGLDGRKDVGLTGAPNADELGLMLRGFLIKLSSLDGQLLDNNEECTFAVIIETNDDLAPSSNSTDETGPWVPALAKDTLRPSQKEDAECPEKHEPLLSVKAIETGVIDMRLLVQECVAKTGVERLQPS, from the exons ATGGCCCAACCAGGTCTTAGCTATAAGG AAATAGCAGATGCTATAGCGTCCTTCT TGGAAATATCCCTCCACACAATTCTCTGTATCCGCCAGATTTACCCTCCTACGACGTTCACCCGCCGCCGTGCCCATGGCGTTCCTGTCTACCAATCCCGACACCCGACTGTACGATCGTACATCTCGCAAGTGATTGCCAGTGTAAGCCAGGAGATTAATGAGGGtagattgaagaggatgacggtGGTGATCAAGAGTGTGTTGACTGGGTTACCGGTAGAGAGGATGATTTTTGATATCGGGTACTTGTCGGGGTTggatgggaggaaagatgtagg GTTGACGGGCGCACCTAACGCTGATGAGCTGGGTCTTATGCTTCGAGGGTTCCTTATCAAGCTTTCTTCATTAGACGGCCAGTTGCTGGATAATAATG AAGAATGTACTTTTGCGGTTATTATCGAGACCAATGACGACTTGGCGCCATCTTCCAATTCCACAGAC GAAACAGGTCCCTGGGTCCCAGCACTTGCTAAAGATACACTCCGGCCTTCTCAAAAGGAAGACGCCGAGTGCCCAGAGAAGCACGAACCGTTATTGAGCGTTAAAGCTATAGAAACGGGTGTTATAGAT ATGCGGTTGTTGGTGCAAGAGTGTGTGGCCAAAACTGGGGTAGAGCGATTACAACCGTCTTAA
- a CDS encoding malate dehydrogenase (oxaloacetate-decarboxylating)(NADP) → MTRTPFTLSLRSTDSVFKIRQSLSTVLSHSSTKIISRGYITIPITSTIAYHRPTIRLFNMPIAAPVRTLSSSQPLKRSTSPLPAITPAQNLLRLKAHLQNLPTPLLKHVHLSKIRREDPNLFFSVMRDELTDLAPIVYTPTVGEACQKYSQIYSGPEGLYLNIEDKDRIPEILRQYASKLVTPPQILVVTDGSRILGLGDLGIGGMGISVGKLNLYVAGGGVNPHGCLPVVLDMGTNNETIRNDPLYIGLKQSRVGLEEATEFMDAFMAAASEAFPKAVIQHEDFYSEAAFDFLARYKEKYRMFNDDIEGTGSVILAGFLAAAKQASEASGKPLRDHKVVFLGGGSAAVGVAKEMMNFFMMQGLTEDEARERFWLIDTKGLITSTRADVVSGKIASHKKFFIRNDTEGKEYPSLESVIEYVQPTALVGLSTTFGAFSEFAVRRMAELNQSPIIFPLSNPTSKCELAFSDALEWTDGRVLFASGSPYPPQQFKGTLREPGQGNNFLVFPGIGFGALQAGCKRITTGMITASAIALSEALTPEEKQKGLLYPRLERIRAVSARVAAGVVKQAQEDGVDTNETLRGLDIEALTEEMNKAQWWP, encoded by the exons ATGACCCGTACCCCCTTTACTCTTTCACTTAGGTCTACAGATAGCGTATTCAAAATCCGCCAATCCTTATCAACAGTCCTTTCACACTCTTCCACCAAGATTATTTCCCGAGGATATATAACTATCCCGATCACTTCTACTATTGCTTATCACAGACCAACAATACGATTATTCAATATGCCTATTGCTGCTCCTGTCCgcactctttcttcttctcaaccaCTTAAGCGGTCAA CCTCCCCTCTCCCCGCCATCACTCCCGCGCAAAACCTCCTCCGTCTCAAAGCCCACCTCCAAAATTTACCCACTCCGTTGCTTAAGCATGTACACCTTTCCAAGATTCGAAGGGAAGATCCCAACTTGTTCTTCTCGGTCATGCGTGACGAGTTGACTGATCT CGCGCCCATCGTTTACACTCCTACCGTTGGTGAGGCTTGTCAAAAGTATTCTCAAATCTACTCTGGACCTGAAGGTCTTTACCTCAACATCGAAGACAAG GACCGAATCCCCGAGATTCTCCGCCAATATGCATCCAAGCTTGTCACCCCGCCTCAGATCCTCGTGGTCACCGATGGTTCTCGTATCTTGGGTCTCGGAGATCTCGGTATCGGAGGAATGGGTATCAGCGTTGGCAAACTGAACTTGTACGttgctggtggaggtgtTAACCCTCATGGTTGCTTGCCTGTGGTCCTTGA CATGGGAACCAACAATGAGACTATCCGAAATGACCCTCTCTACATTGGTCTTAAACAATCTCGAGTTGGCCTCGAGGAGGCTACTGAGTTTATGGACGCTTTCATGGCTGCCGCTTCCGAGGCTTTCCCCAAAGCTGTCATTCAACATGAAGACTTTTACTCCGAGGCCGCTTTCGACTTCTTGGCGAGGTATAAGGAGAAGTACAGGATGTTCAACGATGATATTGAGGG AACTGGATCCGTAATCCTTGCAGGATTCCTTGCCGCCGCCAAGCAGGCCAGTGAAGCTTCCGGTAAGCCTTTAAGAGATCATAAGGTTGTCTTCCTTGGTGGTGGTTCCGCTGCCGTTGG CGTGGctaaggagatgatgaactTTTTCATGATGCAAGGGTTGACTGAGGATGAGGCTAGGGAGAGATTCTGGCTCATTGATACCAAG GGCCTCATCACCTCTACTCGCGCCGATGTTGTCTCTGGCAAGATTGCCTCCCACAAAAAATTCTTTATCCGAAACGACACTGAAGGGAAGGAATACCCCTCTCTAGAATCTGTTATCGAGTACGTTCAGCCCACTGCCCTTGTCGGTCTCTCCACCACTTTTGGCGCTTTCTCCGAGTTTGCCGTCAGGCGCATGGCCGAGTTGAACCAGTCCcctatcatcttcccccttTCTAACCCTACCAGCAAATGCGAATTGGCCTTTTCCGATGCCCTTGAATGGACCGACGGTCGTGTGCTCTTTGCTTCGGGGTCTCCCTACCCCCCTCAACAATTCAAGGGCACTCTCCGAGAGCCAGGACAAGGAAACAATTTCCTCGTGTTCCCTGGTATTGGCTTTGGCGCCCTCCAGGCTGGTTGCAAGCGTATCACGACTGGCATGATCACCGCCTCTGCCATTGCTCTTTCCGAGGCGCTCACACCGgaggagaagcagaaagGTTTGTTATATCCTAGGTTGGAAAGGATCAGGGCGGTCAGCGCTAGGGTTGCTGCTGGTGTTGTGAAGCAGGCTCAGGAAGATGGTGTAGACACAAATGAAACGTTGAGAGGTCTCG ATATCGAGGCTCTTACCGAAGAAATGAACAAGGCTCAGTGGTGGCCTTGA